One Oryza glaberrima chromosome 11, OglaRS2, whole genome shotgun sequence genomic region harbors:
- the LOC127754069 gene encoding rapid alkalinization factor 23-like, giving the protein MPPPSITTTTTKLFLLLLLLHGGHCLKSLDMAMEMEMDSEAHSRMLWESSSSNGRRYISYDALRSDVVPCSRQGVPYYNCRIMTTANPYTRGCETITRCRDVDP; this is encoded by the coding sequence ATGCCACCACCAtcaatcaccaccaccaccaccaagctgttcttgctcctcctcctcctccatggagGCCACTGCCTGAAGAGCTTGGACATGgccatggagatggagatggattcAGAGGCTCACAGCAGGATGCTGTGGGAgtccagcagcagcaacggcagGAGGTACATCAGCTACGACGCCCTGAGGAGCGACGTGGTGCCGTGCTCGAGGCAGGGTGTCCCTTACTATAACTGCAGGATCATGACCACCGCCAACCCTTACACCCGGGGATGCGAGACCATCACCAGGTGCAGGGATGTGGATCCGTGA
- the LOC127753897 gene encoding uncharacterized protein LOC127753897, translating into MAAAEGEKKMTSFIAKSSGAEEFEAGAIRRAIEDDCDDDDSGILPPDVLSGEGLDNRDAGFPPSQRSASKITGDRAAVNPAAADPPMPVPGLHHHPNIPAANRQLPPAARLLINCGIFLVATAGSSIVFHTAGDPSAIDGPAYALVAFLFVLLGLWFVLLGPVAGQFPGATRVAVAIAKALKGYLLGGGN; encoded by the exons atggcggcggccgagggcgAGAAGAAGATGACCAGTTTTATCGCGAAGAGCTCCGGCGCCGAGGAGTTCGAGGCGGGGGCCATCCGCCGCGCGATCGAGGAcgactgcgacgacgacgacagcggcatCCTGCCCCCCGACGTCCTCTCCGGCGAGGGCCTCGATAACCGCGACGCCGGCTTCCCG CCTTCACAAAGAAGCGCCTCCAAGATCACAGGAGATCGCGCGGCGGTGAACCCGGCAGCCGCTGATCCACCAATGCCCGTTCCAGGGTTGCACCATCATCCTAACATCCCCGCTGCAAACCGCCAGCTCCCTCCTGCCGCTAGACTACTGATCAACTGTGGCATCTTCCTCGTCGCCACTGCCGGGTCCTCCATAGTTTTCCACACTGCTGGAGACCCTTCCGCCATCGACGGTCCTGCATATGCCCTTGTTGCATTCCTCTTCGTCCTCCTCGGCTTGTGGTTTGTGCTGCTTGGACCCGTCGCCGGCCAGTTCCCTGGAGCCACGAGGGTCGCCGTTGCCATTGCGAAAGCGCTCAAGGGTTacctgctcggcggcggcaatTGA
- the LOC127754853 gene encoding SKP1-like protein 1, producing MAAEGEKKMITLKSSDGEEFEVEEAVAMESQTIRHMIEDDCADNGIPLPNVNSKILSKVIEYCNKHVHAAAAAASKAADDAASAAAAVPPPSGEDLKNWDADFVKVDQATLFDLILAANYLNIKGLLDLTCQTVADMIKGKTPEEIRKTFNIKNDFTPEEEEEIRRENQWAFE from the exons ATGGCGgctgagggagagaagaagatgatcACCCTGAAGAGCTCCGACGGGGAGGAGttcgaggtggaggaggcggtggcgatggaGTCGCAGACGATCCGCCACATGATCGAGGACGACTGCGCCGACAACGGCATCCCGCTCCCCAACGTCAACTCCAAGATCCTCTCCAAGGTCATCGAGTACTGCAACAAGCACGtgcacgccgcggccgccgcggcctccaaggccgccgacgacgccgcgtccgccgccgcagccgtgccACCGCCCTCCGGCGAGGACCTCAAGAACTGGGACGCCGACTTCGTCAAGGTCGACCAGGCCACCCTCTTCGACCTCATCCTG GCCGCGAACTACCTCAACATCAAGGGGTTGCTGGACCTTACTTGCCAGACTGTTGCTGACATGATCAAGGGGAAGACTCCTGAGGAGATCCGCAAGACCTTCAACATCAAGAACGACTTCACCcctgaggaggaagaggagatccGCAGGGAGAACCAGTGGGCTTTTGAGTAG
- the LOC127753679 gene encoding UV-B-induced protein At3g17800, chloroplastic-like isoform X1: MAALRPRASAAVARPVAVRRGGVSSSSRWKLQGSMLNWKSKCSTRSPRTTVAGAKPDDSEFESVNAPLEPQTWEGSFLCGLLKNQPQVLPVAAAKQLQELSNQRKDTLIRWEHSIGSPEDCLHRRIAEMKEHECQTAIEDIMYTLIVYKFFKIEVPLVPNLSKLISNKRLQIWPPREAELESIHGPEVLGLIREHLTSIIRWVHRNGPKINRSTLRIKRMQFSRIYSASIMYGYFLKSVTTRHRLELILAQSQEFCPPIQFLNAQFNSTQKQEQEESIGGSAEISSSSKPSSVVDLHDLKSYMMGFDPKTLELCARLRSCEASNLIEKHSWALFRESMKDFLEPDEAVILDPSSLKRLLLEAIAFGSFLWDVEDYVDEIYKLHDS, from the exons ATGGCGGCCCTCCgcccccgcgcctccgccgcagtCGCCCGCCCGGTCGCCGTACGCCGGGGCGGCGTCTCCTCCTCATCCCGCTGGAAGCTGcag GGAAGTATGTTGAATTGGAAATCTAAATGCAGTACCAGAAGTCCACGGACTACAGTTGCTGGTGCAAAGCCTGATGACTCTGAATTTGAAAGTGTCAATGCACCACTCGAGCCCCAAACGTGGGAAGGAAGCTTCTTGTGTGGTTTGTTGAAGAACCAGCCACAAGTACTCCCAGTTGCTGCGGCAAAGCAACTTCAAGAACTATCTAATCAAAGAAAGGACACCTTGATCCGCTGGGAACATAGCATCGGTTCTCCTGAGGACTGCCTTCACAG GAGGATTGCTGAAATGAAGGAGCATGAGTGCCAGACTGCTATTGAGGATATCATGTACACTTTGAttgtttataaatttttcaagaTTGAAGTTCCATTGGTTCCAAATCTATCAAAGCTTATCAGCAATAAAAGACTACAAATATGGCCACCAAGGGAGGCAGAACTAGAATCAATTCATGGACCTGAGGTGCTAGGTTTAATTAGGGAACACTTGACCAGTATTATCAGATGGGTACATAGAAATGGTCCCAAGATCAATCGCTCAACACTTAGAATCAAAAGAATGCAATTTAGTCGGATTTATTCTGCTTCAATAATGTACGGATACTTTCTGAAATCTGTCACTACAAGGCATCGTTTGGAGCTGATTCTTGCTCAGTCACAAGAATTTTGCCCACCAATTCAGTTTCTGAATGCACAATTTAATAGCACCCAGAAACAAGAACAGGAAGAGTCCATTGGAGGTTCTGCAGAAATATCATCTTCCTCAAAACCGAGTTCTGTTGTTGATCTGCATGACTTGAAGAGTTACATGATGGGCTTTGATCCAAAGACCTTGGAGTTATGCGCAAGGCTGCGCTCATGCGAAGCTTCTAATCTCATTGAGAAGCACAGTTGGGCACTGTTCAGAGAAAGCATGAAAGATTTCCTAGAGCCTGATGAGGCAGTGATACTTGATCCGTCATCCCTAAAGAGATTGTTGCTTGAAGCCATTGCATTTGGTTCCTTTCTTTGGGATGTTGAGGATTATGTTGACGAGATTTACAAGTTGCATGATAGCTGA
- the LOC127753679 gene encoding UV-B-induced protein At3g17800, chloroplastic-like isoform X2, whose protein sequence is MLNWKSKCSTRSPRTTVAGAKPDDSEFESVNAPLEPQTWEGSFLCGLLKNQPQVLPVAAAKQLQELSNQRKDTLIRWEHSIGSPEDCLHRRIAEMKEHECQTAIEDIMYTLIVYKFFKIEVPLVPNLSKLISNKRLQIWPPREAELESIHGPEVLGLIREHLTSIIRWVHRNGPKINRSTLRIKRMQFSRIYSASIMYGYFLKSVTTRHRLELILAQSQEFCPPIQFLNAQFNSTQKQEQEESIGGSAEISSSSKPSSVVDLHDLKSYMMGFDPKTLELCARLRSCEASNLIEKHSWALFRESMKDFLEPDEAVILDPSSLKRLLLEAIAFGSFLWDVEDYVDEIYKLHDS, encoded by the exons ATGTTGAATTGGAAATCTAAATGCAGTACCAGAAGTCCACGGACTACAGTTGCTGGTGCAAAGCCTGATGACTCTGAATTTGAAAGTGTCAATGCACCACTCGAGCCCCAAACGTGGGAAGGAAGCTTCTTGTGTGGTTTGTTGAAGAACCAGCCACAAGTACTCCCAGTTGCTGCGGCAAAGCAACTTCAAGAACTATCTAATCAAAGAAAGGACACCTTGATCCGCTGGGAACATAGCATCGGTTCTCCTGAGGACTGCCTTCACAG GAGGATTGCTGAAATGAAGGAGCATGAGTGCCAGACTGCTATTGAGGATATCATGTACACTTTGAttgtttataaatttttcaagaTTGAAGTTCCATTGGTTCCAAATCTATCAAAGCTTATCAGCAATAAAAGACTACAAATATGGCCACCAAGGGAGGCAGAACTAGAATCAATTCATGGACCTGAGGTGCTAGGTTTAATTAGGGAACACTTGACCAGTATTATCAGATGGGTACATAGAAATGGTCCCAAGATCAATCGCTCAACACTTAGAATCAAAAGAATGCAATTTAGTCGGATTTATTCTGCTTCAATAATGTACGGATACTTTCTGAAATCTGTCACTACAAGGCATCGTTTGGAGCTGATTCTTGCTCAGTCACAAGAATTTTGCCCACCAATTCAGTTTCTGAATGCACAATTTAATAGCACCCAGAAACAAGAACAGGAAGAGTCCATTGGAGGTTCTGCAGAAATATCATCTTCCTCAAAACCGAGTTCTGTTGTTGATCTGCATGACTTGAAGAGTTACATGATGGGCTTTGATCCAAAGACCTTGGAGTTATGCGCAAGGCTGCGCTCATGCGAAGCTTCTAATCTCATTGAGAAGCACAGTTGGGCACTGTTCAGAGAAAGCATGAAAGATTTCCTAGAGCCTGATGAGGCAGTGATACTTGATCCGTCATCCCTAAAGAGATTGTTGCTTGAAGCCATTGCATTTGGTTCCTTTCTTTGGGATGTTGAGGATTATGTTGACGAGATTTACAAGTTGCATGATAGCTGA
- the LOC127754688 gene encoding serine hydroxymethyltransferase 4 produces MDSVASWGLTPLAAADPLVHDLLEREKRRQRSGIELIASENFTSFAVMEALGSALTNKYSEGMPGARYYGGNDVIDEIENLCRDRALAAFRLDAASWGVNVQPYSGSPANFAAYTALLNPHDRIMGLDLPSGGHLTHGYYTAGGKKISATSIYFESLPYKVSAATGYIDYEKLEEKALDFRPKLIICGGSAYPRDWDYAKLRAVADKVGALLLCDMAHISGLVAAQEAANPFEYCDVVTTTTHKSLRGPRAGMIFYRKGPKPPKKGQPEGAVYDYEDKINFAVFPSLQGGPHNHQIAALAVALQQTMTPGFKAYAKQVKANAVAIGKYLMSKGYKMVTDGTENHLVLWDLRPLGLTGNKVEKMCDLCSITLNKNAVFGDSSALAPGGVRIGTPAMTSRGLVEKDFEQIGEFLHQAVTICLNIQKEHGKLLKDFSKGLVNNKDIENLKLEVEKFATSFDMPGFTLDSMKYKE; encoded by the exons atggactcCGTCGCGTCGTGGGGGCTGACcccgctcgccgcggccgacCCGCTCGTCCACGACCTCCTCGAGCGGGagaagcggcggcagcggagcggcatCGAGCTCATCGCCTCGGAGAACTTCACCTCCTTCGCCGTCATGGAGGCCCTCGGCTCCGCGCTCACCAACAAGTACTCCGAGGGGATGCCCGGGGCGCGCTACTACGGCGGGAACGACGTCATCGACGAGATCGAGAACCTGTGCCGCgaccgcgccctcgccgcgttCCGCCTCGACGCCGCATCGTGGGGCGTCAACGTGCAGCCCTACTCCGGCTCGCCGGCCAACTTCGCCGCCTACACGGCGCTCCTCAACCCGCACGACCGCATCATGGGGCTCGACCTCCCCTCCGGTGGCCACCTCACCCATGGCTACTACACCGCGGGCGGGAAGAAGATCTCCGCGACGTCGATCTACTTCGAGAGCCTCCCCTACAAGGTGAGCGCCGCCACGGGGTACATCGACTACGAGAAGCTGGAGGAGAAGGCGCTCGACTTCCGCCCCAAGCTCATCATCTGCGGCGGCAGCGCGTACCCGAGGGACTGGGACTACGCCAAGCTCAGGGCCGTCGCCGACAAGGTCGGGGCGCTGCTCCTCTGCGACATGGCGCACATCAgcggcctcgtcgccgcgcaG GAAGCTGCAAATCCTTTCGAGTACTGTGATGTGGTTACCACCACCACGCACAAGTCCCTCCGAGGACCAAGAGCTGGCATGATCTTCTACAGGAAGGGCCCTAAGCCTCCCAAGAAGGGCCAGCCTGAGGGTGCTGTCTATGACTACGAGGACAAGATCAACTTCGCAGTGTTCCCATCACTGCAAGGTGGCCCTCACAACCACCAGATTGCAGCCCTTGCTGTTGCTCTGCAGCAAACCATGACACCTGGATTCAAGGCCTACGCAAAGCAGGTCAAGGCCAACGCTGTCGCCATTGGCAAGTATCTTATGAGCAAGGGCTACAAAATGGTGACTGATGGAACTGAGAACCACCTTGTTCTCTGGGATCTTCGCCCTCTTGGCTTGACTG GCAACAAGGTTGAGAAGATGTGTGACCTTTGCAGCATTACACTTAACAAGAATGCTGTCTTTGGTGACAGCAGTGCATTGGCTCCTGGCGGTGTCCGCATTG GTACTCCTGCGATGACATCCAGGGGTCTTGTCGAGAAGGACTTTGAGCAGATCGGCGAGTTCCTCCACCAGGCCGTGACCATCTGCCTCAACATCCAGAAGGAGCACGGCAAGCTCCTCAAGGACTTCTCCAAGGGCCTGGTGAACAACAAGGACATCGAGAACCTCAAGCTGGAGGTCGAGAAGTTCGCCACCTCCTTCGACATGCCCGGCTTCACCCTCGACAGCATGAAGTACAAGGAGTag